In Romeriopsis navalis LEGE 11480, the genomic stretch TGGACTACGTCAAAGGCATTATCGAACTGTTGGATTGCTATGAGCGGCTGCTGATTCGACGACCGGAAATGCTCGGCAAAGTTAGCTTGGTCGTCGCAGTCGCACCTGCTGCCAGTGGGATGCGGATTTACAGTGAAACCCAAGAGGCGATCGAGAAAACCGTAGGCCGGATCAATGGTCGATTTAACCAATTGGATTGGCGACCGATCGACTTTTACACCAGCAACCTCGGGATTAAGGGTATCAACGCCTTCTATAAAGCAGCAGATATTGCTTGGATTACACCGTTGCGCGATGGTCTTAACCTAGTGGGCAAAGAATACGTTGCGGCGCGTGGTGATGACGGTGGCGTGTTAATTCTGTCCGAGTTTGTCGGTTCATCGGTTGAGCTGCCAGATGCAGTGCCGGTGAATCCCTATTCCACGGAATCAATGGATAAGGCGTTGGATATTGCTTTGGCAATGCCGATCGAGGAACAAAAGGAACGCATGGCGCGTATGACGAAGTCAGTTGACACCTACGACGTGGATTGGTGGGCCGAACACTTGATGGAACCGGCAAAGACTACAGGTGACAACGCATAGGATAAAACGGAGGAATTAGTTCGGTTAGTTACAAGTCCCCCCCAACCTCCAGGATTGAAGATTAGGGGGGATTTTTACATAGACACAATGGATTTAATCCCAGTCCCCCAGAGGCTCCGCCGCCTTCGGAATTCGCGGGCGAGAATTGGGATACTTGCCCTTTGCAGCTTTCTTCTTTTTAGGTTTATCCCCATCCACTACTTTCAAGCGTTTTACTTTCTGCTCGTCATCACCATAGCGCCGCTTCGATACCCCTTCTTCGTTCGTATCTTCGGCCACGACTTCGTACAGTACAGCTTGCTTCGTCGGATCGCTGCCGCGTCGCAAGATTCGCCCGAGGCGCTGAATATGCTCCCGTGTGGAACCCGTCCCTGACAGCACAATTGCCACACTCGCCTCCGGCACATCCACCCCTTCATTCAGCACCCGTGAAGCCACAAGATTTTTGTACTCCCCCGACTTAAACTTTTGAAGGATAGCATGTCGTTCCTTCACATGAGTCTGATGCGTAATCGCCGGAATCATCAACTCCTGGGAAATCCGATACACCGTGGCATTATCATCCGTAAAAATCAACGTTCGATCGGGATAATGTTCTTCAAGCAACTCACCTAAAATGCGCAACTTACCCTCTGTGCCAAAGGAAATTGATCGGGCCTCTCGGTGCGCCAGCATTGCCTTCCGCCCAGCCTTCGACCTGGCACTCGCCTGCACAAACCGTTGCCACCCCTGAATACTCCCGAGAAAAATTTTCGATGATTGGAGAAACGCATTGCGAATCGCCATCAATTCATCATAGCGTTGGCGTTCCTGCGGAGATAACGTCACCTTAATCTGCACAATATCGTGCCGCGCCAAAGCCGAACCCGACAAATCTTCCGCCGATCGCCGATACACCTCCGCCCCAATCAATTGCGCTAAGTCCTCATGTTTCCCATCACTGCGCTCCGGCGTCGCTGATAAACCGAGACGAAACGGAGCCAAAGAATATTCCGCAATCACTCGATTAAAATCCGACGGTAAATGATGGCACTCATCAAACACCAACAAACCATACTGATTCCCCAACGTCTCCGCATGAATCGCCGCGCTGTCGTAGGTAGAGACGAGAATCCGGGTACGATCGCGTGAGCCACCCCCCAGCAATCCCACCTCCGCCGCTGGAAACGACTCCAACAAACCCGCATACCACTGATGCATCAAATCCAGCGTCGGCACCAAAATCAACGTACTGCGCTGCGTGGTTTGAATCGCCAGATGTGCCAGATAGGTTTTACCAGCGGCAGTGGGCAAAACCACAACACCACTCCGACCAGCGGCTTTCCAAGCATCTAAGGCTTCTTGCTGGTGGGGATAGGGCTGTTTCTCACTGGTCAGCGCCAAGTCTAAATCTTGATACGCCTTCGCTTGATCCCAAATCTCCCGATCTTCCGCCTTCAAAGCAACGATTAAATGCCGATACTGCTGTGCCGGAATCCGAAATTTCTCAATTCGATCGTCCCAAGTCGCAAAGTCAACCCAGGACTTCCCACGGGGAGGAGGATGCAGGATTAATGTCCCACGATCGTAGGTCAAAATCGGTGTTCTAGCCATCGCCTGCGTTACTCATCGCTCGCTTCACTCAAGGTCAACTCCCAGCCGCACTATCTCAGCATAAACCGATTTCCCCAATCCTCACCACCGCAACCACTGCAACTGCTCTGTAGTAGCATGGTATCGGTCTTGCAGTGAAGGTGATTTGGGTATGGCAGAGCAAATTGGTGTAGCACTTGTTGGCACAGGCTTTGGACAAAAAGTCCATTTACCCGCTTTAGATGCCCACCATCGAACCCAGGTCACAGCTGTATATCACCGGGATTTAGCCAAGGCAGAGGCGATCGCTGCGAAACATAATATTCCGTTTGCCAGCGATAATTTGGACACGGTGTTGCAGCATCCCACGGTCCAAGCCGTGAGCATTTCCACGCCGCCATTTTTGCACTACGACATGGCGAAGACGGCGATTCATGCTGGGAAGCACGTATTGCTCGAAAAACCGACAACGCTCAACGCCCAAGAATCCAAGGATTTATATGGGCTGGCCGCAAGTAAGAAGGTGGCTGTAACCCTAGATTTTGAGTTTCGGTTTATTCCGGCGTGGCAGCGCTTGCAGGAGCTTTTGCAGTCAGGCTACGTGGGCAAAATGCGCTATGTGAAAATTGACTGGTTGGGGGCGAGTCGGGCCAATCCTCAGCGGGCTTGGAACTGGTATGCAAGGCGTGATCAGGGGGGTGGCACCTTGGGGTCGATCGGCTCCCATTCCTTTGACTACATCCTGTGGCTATTTGGCGAGGTGACAAAGCTATCGGCCACATTAAGCACCACGATTCATCAGCGGCCTGATCCGAATGATGGGGATAAGCTGAAGCCGGTGACGTCCGATGATGTGTGTAATGTCACTTTAGCGCTACCGGATGGCACGCCGGTGCAGGTTTGTCTGAGTGCCGTGACGATCCAAGGTCGGGGGCATTTCGTGGAAATTTACGGTGATCAAGGCACTTTAGTCTTGGGCAACAGCAGCCAGACGGATTACATCAATGGCTTTAAGCTGATGGGTTCGCAGGGGGGCGCTGATCTAGCGGAAATCGAAATACCCGATCGCCTAGCGTTCCCCCGCGTATTCGACGATGGTCGGATTGCGCCGATCGTCCGCGTTGTGAATCAGTGGGTGGAATCGATCGATCAAGGTCAGGCGATCGCCCCGTCATTGCGGGAGGGGACTTACTCACAGCTAGTGATGGATTGTTGTTGGGAGTCTCATGACAAGCAGCAATGGGTAAATGTGCCGTCGCTGGATAAATTCTTGAGCTAAGATGTGGGAAAGGTGGGCAATGAATGATTTGATTGCCCTCTGGGATTGTAGCTCAGTAGGATAGAGCGACCGCCTCCTAAGCGGTAGGCCGTGGGTTCGATTCCCGCCGATCCCGTTAGTTCTAAACATTCCTTCGGACAAATCGTCTGGGGCGATTCAACCGGTGTTTGAATCAGGGATTTAAGTGGAAAATTTATGGCGAGGCTCAGGGGCTTGGATATACTGGCTTGGATATACTAAGCTGCCCCCTGAGTTACGCACGATCGATATGCCCAAAACAGCGAAAGCGAAAGCCCCGAATAATGAGTCATTAGAGCAGAAGCTCTGGAAGGCGGCGGATAAGCTGCGGAAGAATATTGATGCGGCGGAGTATAAGCACATCGCCCTGGGGCTGATTTTCCTAAAGTACATTTCCGATGCTTTTGAGGAGCTACATCTCAAGCTAATTGCTGGGGAAGGAGAGTACGAAGGGGCGGACCCGGAAGACCCGGATGAATACAAGGCAGAGAATGTGTTTTTTGTCCCGGCGGAGGCACGGTGGTCGGCGTTGCAGGCTCAGGCGAAGCAGCCGACGATCGGGCAGAAAGTAGATGAGGCAATGGAGGCGATCGAGCAGGCGAATCCGAAGGTATTGAAGGGGATTTTGCCGAAGGTGTTTGGTCAGCAGAAGTTGGACCCGGCTTCGTTGGGTGGGCTGATTGACATGATTGGTAGTGTCAATTTGGTGCAGGCCAAGCCAGAAGCAGATGAGCAGTTGAGTTTAGAGGCTGAGCCTACGGGAGAGCCACCTAGGCAGGCGGATTTGTTGGGGCAGGTGTATGAGTATTTTTTGGGGCAGTTTGCGTTGGCGGAGGGGAAGAAGGGGGGACAGTTTTATACGCCGGAGGCGGTGGTGCGGGTGTTGGTGGAGATGCTGGAGCCGTATCACGGGCGAGTGTTTGACCCTTGTTGTGGTTCGGGGGGGATGTTTGTTCAGAGTGAGAAGTTTGTCAGTCATCATCAGGGACGGCTGGATGATATTTCGATCTATGGGCAGGAGAGCAATGAGACGACTTATAAGCTGTGTCGGATGAATTTGGCGATTCGGGGCATTGATGGCTCGAATATTCGCTGGAATCCGGAGGGGTCGTTTTTGAATGATGCCCATAATGATTTGAAGGCGGACTTTGTGATTGCTAATCCGCCGTTTAATGACAGTGACTGGGTTGGTCGTATAGATCCCAAGAGTGACGGAGGGCATCCACTTCGCAGGGATGGGCGCTGGAAGTATGGGGTACCGCCTGTGGGGAATGCGAACTTTGCTTGGGTGCAGCATTTCTTGTATCACTTAGCTCCGACGGGGGCGGCGGGGTTTGTGTTGTCGAATGGGTCGCTGTCGTCGAATACGAGTGGGGAGGGGGAGATTCGCAAGGCGTTGGTGGAGAAGGATTTGGTGGATTGCATTGTGATGCTGCCGACGCAATTGTTTTACAACACGGGAATTCCGGCTTGTTTGTGGTTTTTGAGTCGGTCTAAGAATGGGAATAAGCACCGGAACCGCAAGGGGGAGGTGTTGTTTATTGATGCGTCGGAGTTGGGCTATATGGTCAATCGGCGTAATCGGGCGTTTGCGGAAGACGATATTCAGCGGATTGCGGGGACGTATCGGGAGTGGAAGCGGGATGGGGGTGAGTATGAGGATGTGAAGGGATTTTGTAAGTCGGTGGTGCTGGCGGAGATTGAGAAGCACAATTTTGTGTTGACGCCGGGGCGGTATGTGGGGATTCCAGATGAGGTGGATGATGGGGTGCCGTTTGAGGAGAAGATGGGGGCCTTGACGGCGACATTGGCGGAGCAGATGCAGGAAGCATCGGAGTTGGATGCGGAGATTAAGACTCAGTTGGCGAAAGTGGGGTTTGAGTTATGAGTAAATGGGAGGATTTAACGCTTACAGAAGCTGGAATAACTCTGATTGACTGCGACCACAAAACTCCCCCTCCAGCTGATAAAGGGCTGCCTTATGTTGCTATTCCTCAAATGAAGAATGGTTACATCGATTTCTCAGATGCACGTTTGATCTCTGAAGAAGATTTTGAGATATGGACGAGAAAAGCAAATCCTCAAGTGAATGATGTTGTACTGAGCAGACGCTGCAACCCTGGAGAAAGCTCATATGTCGCTGAGGGCATGAAATTTGCTCTTGGGCAAAACCTAGTTCTTCTTCGTTCAGACGGAAAATTAGTCAAGAAGCCGTTTTTAAGATGGCTCATAAAAAGCCCTGCTTGGTGGGCCGAAGTTAGAAAGAATATAAACGTTGGAGCGGTTTTCAATAGCCTTAAGTGCAGAGAAATCATAAACTTCACGCTTCCTATCCCACCAATTGAAGAGCAGGAGGAAATTACAAAAACTCTATACTGCCTCGATCGCAAAATCGAAAACCTCCGCAAACAGAACGAGACGCTAGAGGCGATCGCACAAACCCTCTTCAAACATTGGTTCATCGACTTCGAGTTTCCCAACGCCGACGGCAAGCCCTACAAGTCATCCGGCGGCGCAATGGAACCATCAGAGCTAGGCGAAATCCCCGCAGGCTGGCGCGTTGTTCGAATGGAAGAAATTGCTGACAGAATCGCGATGGGGCCGTTTGGCTCTCGAATAACAACCGATAATTTTGTAGATAGCGGTGTCCCTATAATTCGAGGCGGGAATCTAGTAAATGGTTTTAATGAAAGAGATTTTGTATATCTAACCGAAGAGAAAGCTGATGACTTAAAAAGCTCCAATGCTTTCCCTGAAGACATTGTTTTTACGCATAGAGGAACGCTAGGGCAAGTTGGGTTTATTCCTACGAATTCGACATATCCACGTTATGTAGTCTCCCAAAGCCAAATGCTCCTTGGAGTCAATAAGGCTTTAGCAAGTTCCAGATTAGTCTATAGATTTTTTTGCTCAAAAGTAGGATTAAATGCGATTCTTGCCAATAAAAATACTACTGGCGTTCCTTCTATCGGTAGACCTACAACAACCTTGAAATCTATTCAAATCGCACTTCCTGAAGACGGCATCATGAACCAGTTTGATTCGCTAATCAAAGCGACTGACTCGAAGATAGAAGCAAATGACAGGCAAATCCAAACCCTAACCAAAACCCGCGACACACTCCTCCCCAAACTCATGAGTGGCAAACTCCGCGTAGGAGGTGACTAACATGAGCAACCTCACCCCCAACCCCAAAACCTACCAAGACCTTATCGCGCTCATTGCCAAATGCCTCACCCAAGGCCGACTCCAAGCCGCCCAACAAGTCAACACCACCCTCCTCGAAACCTACTGGCAAATTGGACGCTACATCATCGAATTTGAACAAGACGGACAAGCCAGAGCCGAATACGGCTCCAAACTCCTCGCCCAACTATCCAAAGACCTCAAAGCCTCCCACGGAAAAGGCTTCAGCCGCCGCAACATCCTCGACATGCGGCGCTTTTACCTCACCTACCCAAAATGGCAGACAGTGTCCGCCAAATTAAGCTGGTCCCACTACACCGAACTCCTCGCCATCTCCGACGACCTCGCCCGCTCCTTCTACGAGCAACAATGCCTCAAAGAAAACTGGTCCGTCCGCGAACTCAAACGCCAGAAAAACGCCGCCCTCTTCGAACGCATCGCCCTCAGCAAAGACCGCACCGAAATCCTCACCCTCGCTCAACAAGGACAACAGCTTGACGCCATCCAAGACGTCGTCAAAGACCCCTATATCTTCGAATTCCTCGACCTCCCCGAACGCAACTACAAAGAAAGCGAACTCGAACAACGCCTGATCGAAAAACTCGAACAATTCCTCCTCGAACTCGGCAAAGGCTTCGCCTTTATCGGCCAGCAATACCGCATCACCCTCAACAACACCCACTTCTACGTCGATCTCGTCTTCTACCACCGCATCCTCAAATGCTTCGTCCTGATTGACCTCAAAACCCGTGCCGTCAGCCACCAAGACATCGGCCAA encodes the following:
- a CDS encoding DEAD/DEAH box helicase — protein: MARTPILTYDRGTLILHPPPRGKSWVDFATWDDRIEKFRIPAQQYRHLIVALKAEDREIWDQAKAYQDLDLALTSEKQPYPHQQEALDAWKAAGRSGVVVLPTAAGKTYLAHLAIQTTQRSTLILVPTLDLMHQWYAGLLESFPAAEVGLLGGGSRDRTRILVSTYDSAAIHAETLGNQYGLLVFDECHHLPSDFNRVIAEYSLAPFRLGLSATPERSDGKHEDLAQLIGAEVYRRSAEDLSGSALARHDIVQIKVTLSPQERQRYDELMAIRNAFLQSSKIFLGSIQGWQRFVQASARSKAGRKAMLAHREARSISFGTEGKLRILGELLEEHYPDRTLIFTDDNATVYRISQELMIPAITHQTHVKERHAILQKFKSGEYKNLVASRVLNEGVDVPEASVAIVLSGTGSTREHIQRLGRILRRGSDPTKQAVLYEVVAEDTNEEGVSKRRYGDDEQKVKRLKVVDGDKPKKKKAAKGKYPNSRPRIPKAAEPLGDWD
- a CDS encoding Gfo/Idh/MocA family protein, whose amino-acid sequence is MAEQIGVALVGTGFGQKVHLPALDAHHRTQVTAVYHRDLAKAEAIAAKHNIPFASDNLDTVLQHPTVQAVSISTPPFLHYDMAKTAIHAGKHVLLEKPTTLNAQESKDLYGLAASKKVAVTLDFEFRFIPAWQRLQELLQSGYVGKMRYVKIDWLGASRANPQRAWNWYARRDQGGGTLGSIGSHSFDYILWLFGEVTKLSATLSTTIHQRPDPNDGDKLKPVTSDDVCNVTLALPDGTPVQVCLSAVTIQGRGHFVEIYGDQGTLVLGNSSQTDYINGFKLMGSQGGADLAEIEIPDRLAFPRVFDDGRIAPIVRVVNQWVESIDQGQAIAPSLREGTYSQLVMDCCWESHDKQQWVNVPSLDKFLS
- a CDS encoding class I SAM-dependent DNA methyltransferase translates to MPKTAKAKAPNNESLEQKLWKAADKLRKNIDAAEYKHIALGLIFLKYISDAFEELHLKLIAGEGEYEGADPEDPDEYKAENVFFVPAEARWSALQAQAKQPTIGQKVDEAMEAIEQANPKVLKGILPKVFGQQKLDPASLGGLIDMIGSVNLVQAKPEADEQLSLEAEPTGEPPRQADLLGQVYEYFLGQFALAEGKKGGQFYTPEAVVRVLVEMLEPYHGRVFDPCCGSGGMFVQSEKFVSHHQGRLDDISIYGQESNETTYKLCRMNLAIRGIDGSNIRWNPEGSFLNDAHNDLKADFVIANPPFNDSDWVGRIDPKSDGGHPLRRDGRWKYGVPPVGNANFAWVQHFLYHLAPTGAAGFVLSNGSLSSNTSGEGEIRKALVEKDLVDCIVMLPTQLFYNTGIPACLWFLSRSKNGNKHRNRKGEVLFIDASELGYMVNRRNRAFAEDDIQRIAGTYREWKRDGGEYEDVKGFCKSVVLAEIEKHNFVLTPGRYVGIPDEVDDGVPFEEKMGALTATLAEQMQEASELDAEIKTQLAKVGFEL
- a CDS encoding restriction endonuclease subunit S, whose product is MSKWEDLTLTEAGITLIDCDHKTPPPADKGLPYVAIPQMKNGYIDFSDARLISEEDFEIWTRKANPQVNDVVLSRRCNPGESSYVAEGMKFALGQNLVLLRSDGKLVKKPFLRWLIKSPAWWAEVRKNINVGAVFNSLKCREIINFTLPIPPIEEQEEITKTLYCLDRKIENLRKQNETLEAIAQTLFKHWFIDFEFPNADGKPYKSSGGAMEPSELGEIPAGWRVVRMEEIADRIAMGPFGSRITTDNFVDSGVPIIRGGNLVNGFNERDFVYLTEEKADDLKSSNAFPEDIVFTHRGTLGQVGFIPTNSTYPRYVVSQSQMLLGVNKALASSRLVYRFFCSKVGLNAILANKNTTGVPSIGRPTTTLKSIQIALPEDGIMNQFDSLIKATDSKIEANDRQIQTLTKTRDTLLPKLMSGKLRVGGD
- a CDS encoding PDDEXK nuclease domain-containing protein, with the protein product MSNLTPNPKTYQDLIALIAKCLTQGRLQAAQQVNTTLLETYWQIGRYIIEFEQDGQARAEYGSKLLAQLSKDLKASHGKGFSRRNILDMRRFYLTYPKWQTVSAKLSWSHYTELLAISDDLARSFYEQQCLKENWSVRELKRQKNAALFERIALSKDRTEILTLAQQGQQLDAIQDVVKDPYIFEFLDLPERNYKESELEQRLIEKLEQFLLELGKGFAFIGQQYRITLNNTHFYVDLVFYHRILKCFVLIDLKTRAVSHQDIGQMNLYLNYFRAEENVEDDNAPIGIVLAKDKDEILVEYATGSISNQLFVSRYQLYLPDKAALQQELQRILQAES